DNA from Triticum aestivum cultivar Chinese Spring chromosome 7D, IWGSC CS RefSeq v2.1, whole genome shotgun sequence:
GGCTCCTCGTCTGGaagcatcaagcaacaaccagccAGCCAGCCCATCTCATCCCATCTCACTCGATCACCGCACTCTTTGTGCTGAGCCGTTTCTGCACAAGAGATCATGGCGAAGATGTCGTCGACGGCCACCGTCACCCGCGCCCACCTCGAGAACAAGCTCGCCCTCGCCAAACGCTGCTCCAGAGGTACATAGTAACCAGCAGGATCCACTTATTTAGAGTTCTGTTCGGCCAAGTTGTGTAACCATAGTCTGACACTAGCAATGCATTTCTTTTTCTTAATGTTTCCCAGAGGCGACGCTCGCCGGAGCAAAGGCGGCGGCCATCGCCACCGTCGCGTCTGCGGTCCCAACGGTGAGCTCCTCCGTCCGGGATTTGTTGATTTTCATGCACGTTGGTCTGGTTTTCATGACTGAACTGTTTATCGTGCAGCTGGCGAGCGTGAGGATGCTGCCGTGGGCCAAGGCGCACCTGAACCCCACCGGCCAGGCCCTCGTCGTCTGCACCGTCGCCGGGATGGCATACTTCGTCGCGGCAGACAAGGCCATCCTGTCGCTGGCGAGGAGGCACTCGTACGAGAGCGCCCCCGACCACCTCAAGGACACCTCCTtcgctggcgccgccgccgccgctcgtcccCGTCCGCCGGCATTCTTCAGGCCTTGATCTAGCGTCCTGCTAATGTATGATACGCACGCTTGTGCCCTTGTGCGTATTCTAGAGAACATGTGCTTTACATCCGTGTACTGAATAAAACTGAGGGCTCGATATCCTGGTTTCCGATAAGCGGTGTACGACAGACTTCATATCTCGACGAAGAAGATGGGATCACAGAGCTAGCCGTGAGGCCGTGACTATCACAGCAGAGAATCTAGGCGGCCCGACACGTTAAGATCCTAAAATGTCGGTCGTTTGTTTACAGTAGAGGTACATAAACCTGCGTGGTAACTTGAAACAAATGCAAACAACTAGCCCACGAACTTGAGATCCGAGTTCAATTTCGTCCAAAATCACCCAGACGCCAACACGTTGAGCTCTTTTTTCGGCTGTCCATTAAGTGAGGCAGATTGCCGGCCATGGAGAGAAAAATTCGAAATA
Protein-coding regions in this window:
- the LOC123166793 gene encoding early nodulin-93; its protein translation is MAKMSSTATVTRAHLENKLALAKRCSREATLAGAKAAAIATVASAVPTLASVRMLPWAKAHLNPTGQALVVCTVAGMAYFVAADKAILSLARRHSYESAPDHLKDTSFAGAAAAARPRPPAFFRP